A stretch of the Bombyx mori chromosome 14, ASM3026992v2 genome encodes the following:
- the PTSP gene encoding prothoracicostatic peptide precursor (The RefSeq protein has 4 substitutions compared to this genomic sequence) — MRWCLFALWVFGVATVVTAAEEPHHDAAPQTDNEVDLTEDDKRAWSSLHSGWAKRAWQDMSSAWGKRAWQDLNSAWGKRGWQDLNSAWGKRAWQDLNSAWGKRGWQDLNSAWGKRDDDEAMEKKSWQDLNSVWGKRAWQDLNSAWGKRAWQDLNSAWGKRGWNDISSVWGKRAWQDLNSAWGKRAWQDMSSAWGKRAPEKWAAFHGSWGKRSSIEPDYEEIDAVEQLVPYQQAPNEEHIDAPEKKAWSALHGTWGKRPVKPMFNNEHSATTNEA, encoded by the exons ATGCGTTGGTGTTTATTCGCGCTGTGGGTGTTCGGCGTGGCCACTGTGGTCACGGCTGCCGAGGAGCCTCATCATGACGCTGCGCCACAG ACCGACAACGAAGTGGACTTAACAGAAGATGACAAGAGAGCCTGGAGCAGCCTGCACAGTGGATGGGCTAAACGCGCCTGGCAAGACATGAGTTCGGCATGGGGCAAGCGCGCATGGCAGGACCTCAACTCAGCATGGGGCAAGCGCGGATGGCAGGACTTGAACTCAGCTTGGGGCAAACGCGCATGGCAGGATCTTAACTCGGCATGGGGTAAAAGAGGCTGGCAAGATCTGAACTCTGCATGGGGCAAGCGCGATGATGATGAGGCTATGGAGAAAAAGAGTTGGCAAGATTTGAACTCCGTTTGGGGGAAACGTGCCTGGCAAGATCTGAACTCGGCCTGGGGCAAGCGCGCTTGGCAGGATCTGAATTCCGCCTGGGGAAAGCGAGGATGGAATGATATGAGCTCTGCTTGGGGCAAACGTGCCTGGCAAGACTTGAACTCTGCTTGGGGCAAACGCGCTTGGCAGGATATGAGCTCTGCTTGGGGAAAACAGGCACCT GAGAAGTGGGCAGCATTTCACGGTTCTTGGGGCAAGAGGTCCAGCATCGAACCGGATTACGAAGAAATTGACGCCGTAGAACAGCTCGTTCCTTACCAGCAG GTTCCTAACGAAGAACACATCGACGCTCCTGAGAAAAAGGCCTGGTCAGCCCTCCACGGAACCTGGGGCAAGAGACCGGTCAAACCTATGTTCAACAATG AACACAGCGCTACCACGAACGAGGCCTAA
- the PTSP gene encoding prothoracicostatic peptide isoform X1, protein MRWCLFALWVFGVATVVTAAEEPHHDAAPQTDNEVDLTEDDKRAWSSLHSGWAKRAWQDMSSAWGKRAWQDLNSAWGKRGWQDLNSAWGKRAWQDLNSAWGKRGWQDLNSAWGKRDDDEAMEKKSWQDLNSVWGKRAWQDLNSAWGKRAWQDLNSAWGKRGWNDMSSAWGKRAWQDLNSAWGKRAWQDMSSAWGKQAPEKWAAFHGSWGKRSSIEPDYEEIDAVEQLVPYQQVPNEEHIDAPEKKAWSALHGTWGKRPVKPMFNNGAYYLKREPSWTNLRGAWGKRSSKPEDALEDEHSATTNEA, encoded by the exons ATGCGTTGGTGTTTATTCGCGCTGTGGGTGTTCGGCGTGGCCACTGTGGTCACGGCTGCCGAGGAGCCTCATCATGACGCTGCGCCACAG ACCGACAACGAAGTGGACTTAACAGAAGATGACAAGAGAGCCTGGAGCAGCCTGCACAGTGGATGGGCTAAACGCGCCTGGCAAGACATGAGTTCGGCATGGGGCAAGCGCGCATGGCAGGACCTCAACTCAGCATGGGGCAAGCGCGGATGGCAGGACTTGAACTCAGCTTGGGGCAAACGCGCATGGCAGGATCTTAACTCGGCATGGGGTAAAAGAGGCTGGCAAGATCTGAACTCTGCATGGGGCAAGCGCGATGATGATGAGGCTATGGAGAAAAAGAGTTGGCAAGATTTGAACTCCGTTTGGGGGAAACGTGCCTGGCAAGATCTGAACTCGGCCTGGGGCAAGCGCGCTTGGCAGGATCTGAATTCCGCCTGGGGAAAGCGAGGATGGAATGATATGAGCTCTGCTTGGGGCAAACGTGCCTGGCAAGACTTGAACTCTGCTTGGGGCAAACGCGCTTGGCAGGATATGAGCTCTGCTTGGGGAAAACAGGCACCT GAGAAGTGGGCAGCATTTCACGGTTCTTGGGGCAAGAGGTCCAGCATCGAACCGGATTACGAAGAAATTGACGCCGTAGAACAGCTCGTTCCTTACCAGCAG GTTCCTAACGAAGAACACATCGACGCTCCTGAGAAAAAGGCCTGGTCAGCCCTCCACGGAACCTGGGGCAAGAGACCGGTCAAACCTATGTTCAACAATG GCGCTTATTATTTGAAGAGGGAACCTAGCTGGACAAATCTGAGGGGTGCTTGGGGGAAACGATCGTCGAAGCCCGAGGACGCGCTGGAGGACG AACACAGCGCTACCACGAACGAGGCCTAA